A region of Gemmatimonadaceae bacterium DNA encodes the following proteins:
- a CDS encoding PAS domain-containing methyl-accepting chemotaxis protein, which translates to MSSVSTQKRASRKQSTATVSTSGQPNAQAVIDAIARAQAMIEFDLDGTILHANDLFCRTMGYRLDEIQGQHHRLFVDPAYAAGPEYAQFWTDLRAGKAFTAEFTRRRRDGSEITLQGSYIPVLDESGRAVMVAKIATDVTDVRNAATDAAGRLDAISRVQAVIEFRTDGTIVTANDNFLNTLGYRLDEIVGKHHRLFVEPTYAASAEYADFWRKLANGEFQRAEYKRIGKGGKEVWIEASYNPIFDQKGRVTKVVKFAIDVTATKLRAADFEGQLSAISRAQAVIEFNLDGTVVNANDNFLNALGYRLDEIKGQHHRLFVEPAYAQSAEYAQFWADLNAGKFRQAEYKRIGKGGRVVWINASYNPIFDLNGKPYKVVKYATDVTEQKNLLSMVNSSANSLAAAAEELTATSHTMSATAEQTSAQANVVSAASEQVSRNVATVATGTEEMSASIREIASNAAEASKVAVHAVKVAESTNDTVAKLGVSSAEIGKVIKVITSIAQQTNLLALNATIEAARAGEAGKGFAVVANEVKELAKETAKATEDISQKIEAIQTDTTGAVSAIREISQIIDKIAEIQTTIASAVEEQTATTNEMGRNVTEAAKGSSEIAQNITGVAQAAIATSQGASDSLRASTELARMAADLQGMVGKFQF; encoded by the coding sequence ATGTCGTCCGTTTCCACGCAGAAGCGCGCGAGCCGCAAGCAGAGCACGGCCACGGTGTCCACGTCGGGCCAGCCCAACGCGCAAGCCGTCATCGATGCCATTGCCCGTGCGCAGGCGATGATCGAGTTCGATCTCGATGGGACCATCCTGCACGCGAATGACCTCTTCTGCCGCACCATGGGCTATCGCCTCGACGAGATCCAGGGGCAGCATCACCGCCTCTTTGTCGATCCCGCCTACGCGGCCGGCCCGGAGTATGCCCAGTTCTGGACCGACCTGCGCGCCGGCAAGGCGTTCACCGCCGAGTTCACCCGGCGTCGGCGCGACGGCAGCGAGATCACCCTGCAGGGGAGCTACATCCCCGTGCTCGACGAGAGCGGCCGCGCCGTGATGGTAGCCAAGATCGCCACGGACGTCACCGACGTGCGCAACGCCGCCACCGACGCGGCCGGTCGTCTCGACGCCATCAGCCGCGTGCAGGCCGTGATCGAGTTCCGGACCGACGGCACGATCGTCACCGCCAACGACAACTTCCTCAACACGCTCGGCTACCGGCTTGACGAGATCGTGGGCAAGCACCACCGCCTGTTCGTCGAGCCCACGTACGCCGCCAGCGCCGAGTACGCCGACTTCTGGCGCAAGCTCGCCAACGGCGAGTTTCAGCGCGCCGAGTACAAGCGCATTGGCAAGGGCGGTAAGGAAGTCTGGATCGAGGCCAGCTACAATCCGATCTTCGACCAGAAGGGGCGGGTCACCAAGGTGGTGAAGTTTGCCATCGACGTCACGGCGACCAAGCTGCGGGCGGCCGACTTTGAAGGCCAGCTGTCGGCGATCAGCCGGGCGCAGGCGGTCATCGAGTTCAATCTCGACGGCACCGTCGTCAACGCCAACGACAACTTCCTGAACGCGTTGGGCTACCGGCTCGACGAGATCAAGGGGCAGCATCATCGCCTCTTCGTCGAACCCGCGTACGCCCAGTCCGCCGAGTACGCGCAGTTCTGGGCCGATCTCAACGCCGGCAAGTTCCGCCAGGCGGAGTACAAGCGGATCGGCAAGGGCGGGCGCGTGGTCTGGATCAACGCGAGCTACAATCCGATCTTCGATCTGAACGGCAAGCCGTACAAGGTGGTCAAGTACGCCACCGATGTCACCGAGCAGAAGAACCTGCTGTCGATGGTGAACTCGAGCGCGAACTCGCTGGCCGCGGCCGCCGAGGAGCTCACGGCGACCAGCCACACGATGAGTGCCACGGCCGAGCAGACCAGCGCGCAGGCCAACGTGGTGTCGGCGGCGTCCGAGCAGGTCAGCCGCAACGTGGCCACCGTGGCCACGGGAACGGAAGAGATGAGCGCTTCCATCCGTGAGATCGCGAGCAATGCGGCCGAAGCCAGCAAGGTGGCCGTGCACGCGGTGAAGGTGGCCGAGAGCACGAACGACACCGTGGCCAAGCTGGGCGTGTCGAGCGCCGAGATCGGGAAGGTCATCAAGGTCATCACCTCGATCGCGCAGCAGACCAACCTGCTGGCGCTCAATGCCACGATTGAAGCGGCGCGCGCCGGCGAGGCGGGCAAGGGCTTTGCGGTAGTGGCCAACGAAGTGAAGGAGCTCGCCAAGGAAACGGCGAAGGCCACCGAAGACATCAGCCAGAAGATCGAGGCGATTCAGACGGATACCACCGGCGCCGTGTCGGCCATCCGCGAGATCTCGCAGATCATCGACAAGATCGCCGAGATCCAGACGACGATCGCCAGCGCCGTGGAAGAGCAGACGGCGACCACGAACGAGATGGGGCGCAACGTCACCGAAGCGGCCAAGGGGTCGTCGGAGATCGCGCAGAACATCACCGGCGTGGCGCAGGCGGCCATCGCGACCTCGCAGGGCGCGTCCGATTCGCTCCGCGCGTCGACCGAGCTGGCGCGCATGGCGGCCGATCTGCAGGGGATGGTTGGCAAGTTCCAGTTCTGA
- a CDS encoding response regulator → MRALIVDDSRAMRAVIGKMVGDLGVETSFAANGRDALEQLVATGPPDFALLDWNMPEMNGFELLQALRADTRYRDVPVVMITTETEVQQVVRALEQGANEYIMKPFTAEILRDKLDMLGLVPTGA, encoded by the coding sequence ATGCGTGCCCTCATAGTGGATGACAGCCGCGCGATGCGCGCGGTGATCGGCAAGATGGTTGGGGATCTCGGGGTCGAGACCTCCTTTGCCGCCAACGGTCGCGACGCGCTCGAGCAGCTCGTCGCGACCGGCCCGCCGGACTTCGCGCTCCTCGACTGGAACATGCCCGAGATGAACGGCTTCGAACTGCTCCAGGCGTTGCGGGCCGATACCCGGTATCGCGATGTCCCGGTCGTCATGATCACCACCGAAACGGAAGTACAGCAGGTGGTCCGGGCGCTGGAGCAGGGCGCCAACGAGTACATCATGAAGCCGTTCACCGCCGAGATTCTGCGCGACAAGCTCGACATGCTCGGCCTGGTGCCGACCGGCGCCTGA
- a CDS encoding chemotaxis response regulator protein-glutamate methylesterase, with amino-acid sequence MRRIRVLVVDDAVVVRRMVTDVLAADPEIDVVGTAANGRIALQKITQLTPDLITLDVEMPEMDGLTTISEIRKTWTTMPVIMFSTLTERGGQSTLEALSRGATDYVTKPANVGSVTVAQQRIRDELIPKIKGLCAGILAQAAQLAAPAAVPRTTAPTAAAPAARPLTGLTGAFDLAPTPLSPLAPRVVAIGSSTGGPNALIEVIPKLPALFPVPVVITQHMPPMFTRLLADRLSNLSRVPVREAQEGDVIRPGTVWVAPGDHHLVLKRVEDKVIATLTQAPPENSCRPSVDVMMRSVVECYGAQVLAVILTGMGQDGLRGCELVHDTGGGVLAQDEASSVVWGMPGFVAKAGIANAVLPLPQVAPSIIARVLHPVLSTAPSPSLAASAGAPWR; translated from the coding sequence ATGCGTCGTATTCGGGTGCTCGTCGTGGACGATGCGGTCGTTGTCCGGCGCATGGTGACCGACGTGCTGGCCGCCGATCCGGAGATCGACGTGGTGGGCACGGCGGCCAACGGCCGGATTGCGCTGCAGAAGATCACGCAGCTCACACCGGACCTGATCACGCTCGACGTGGAGATGCCCGAGATGGATGGGCTGACCACGATCAGTGAGATCCGGAAAACATGGACGACCATGCCGGTGATCATGTTCAGCACGCTCACCGAGCGTGGTGGGCAGTCCACGCTGGAAGCATTGTCACGGGGCGCCACGGACTACGTCACCAAGCCGGCGAACGTCGGCAGCGTCACGGTGGCGCAGCAGCGCATTCGCGACGAGCTGATTCCGAAGATCAAAGGGTTGTGCGCCGGGATTCTCGCGCAGGCGGCCCAATTGGCCGCACCGGCGGCGGTCCCGCGTACCACCGCGCCCACGGCGGCAGCGCCGGCGGCGCGACCGCTCACTGGACTGACCGGCGCGTTCGACCTGGCACCAACGCCGCTCTCGCCGCTCGCGCCGCGCGTCGTCGCGATCGGTAGCTCCACCGGTGGGCCGAACGCGCTGATCGAGGTCATTCCGAAGTTGCCGGCCCTCTTTCCGGTGCCGGTGGTCATCACGCAGCACATGCCGCCGATGTTCACGCGTCTGCTGGCGGATCGCTTGTCCAATCTCTCACGGGTCCCCGTCCGTGAGGCCCAGGAAGGGGATGTGATTCGCCCCGGGACCGTGTGGGTCGCCCCCGGCGATCATCATCTCGTACTCAAACGCGTCGAGGACAAAGTGATCGCCACGCTCACGCAGGCCCCGCCGGAGAATTCCTGCCGACCATCAGTCGATGTGATGATGCGCTCGGTGGTGGAGTGCTACGGCGCGCAGGTGCTGGCGGTGATCCTGACCGGCATGGGGCAGGATGGCCTGCGGGGCTGTGAGCTCGTGCACGACACCGGCGGCGGCGTGCTGGCGCAGGACGAAGCCAGCTCCGTGGTCTGGGGGATGCCCGGGTTCGTGGCCAAGGCCGGCATTGCCAACGCCGTCCTCCCGTTGCCGCAGGTGGCGCCCAGCATCATCGCCCGCGTGCTCCATCCGGTCCTCTCCACTGCTCCATCCCCCTCCCTCGCCGCGTCAGCAGGTGCCCCATGGCGATGA